The proteins below are encoded in one region of Aquisphaera giovannonii:
- a CDS encoding MDR/zinc-dependent alcohol dehydrogenase-like family protein, whose amino-acid sequence MRRLAPAALLLGLAAMPAAARAEQFVLFDVTFTYTKADADNARPSKSHFYVKGDLINKDRPRDWTAPVDYRNGTAHVRLEVLEKPPGGAPTTWTICYIPNKGRSNGYGCMGTGVYREAGIYERDVAMTEFWENRSIVWEEGIKQMDLVIKDDSGGQGHAHRRKDPERYFPTKVRITVVQVSAGSKYDPKQVPAPASRDAPAGVARIREDARALAPLASTDLARAFLKAADSLPAVAPRTLHFDQASKSYLTDREAGLRADRAGLKVVPVDESFFYNTRYGSPLAYARPMEILGRAGLADLAGRKVADLGCGGIGPIRLMAAMGADALGIDVDPTLAALYGRDDLGRLGKGNVDIAIGRYPQDEAIRARVSGLDVFLSKNTLKRGYVHPDRGKAFIDLGPDAAFLEGLRAAIKPGGYALIYNLGPAPGKDYLPMADIRCPFPREAWERAGFRVEAIDADDSEAARKMGVTLGWGDAAAMEKNIFASYTLARRP is encoded by the coding sequence ATGAGACGTCTCGCCCCAGCCGCGCTGCTCCTGGGCCTCGCCGCGATGCCGGCCGCGGCCCGCGCCGAGCAGTTCGTCCTCTTCGACGTCACGTTCACCTACACCAAGGCCGACGCCGACAACGCGAGGCCGAGCAAGTCCCACTTCTACGTCAAGGGGGACCTGATCAACAAGGACCGCCCGCGCGACTGGACGGCGCCGGTGGACTACCGCAACGGCACGGCCCACGTCCGCCTGGAGGTCCTGGAGAAGCCCCCCGGCGGCGCTCCCACGACGTGGACCATCTGCTACATCCCCAACAAGGGCCGGAGCAACGGCTACGGCTGCATGGGGACCGGCGTCTACCGCGAGGCGGGCATCTACGAGCGCGACGTGGCGATGACCGAGTTCTGGGAGAACCGGTCGATCGTCTGGGAGGAGGGCATCAAGCAGATGGACCTGGTGATCAAGGACGACAGCGGCGGCCAGGGCCACGCGCACAGGCGGAAGGACCCGGAGCGATACTTCCCCACCAAGGTGCGGATCACCGTGGTGCAGGTGTCGGCGGGCTCGAAGTACGACCCGAAGCAGGTCCCCGCGCCCGCATCCCGGGACGCGCCCGCGGGGGTCGCCCGCATCCGGGAGGACGCCCGGGCCCTGGCCCCGCTCGCCTCGACGGACCTGGCCCGCGCGTTCCTGAAGGCGGCCGACTCCCTGCCGGCGGTCGCACCCCGCACGCTGCACTTCGACCAGGCCTCCAAGTCGTACCTGACCGACCGGGAGGCGGGCCTCCGCGCGGATCGGGCGGGCCTCAAGGTGGTCCCGGTCGACGAGTCGTTCTTCTACAACACCCGCTACGGCTCCCCCCTGGCCTACGCCCGGCCCATGGAGATCCTGGGCCGGGCCGGGCTCGCCGACCTGGCCGGGAGGAAGGTGGCGGACCTCGGCTGCGGCGGGATCGGCCCGATCCGGCTGATGGCCGCAATGGGGGCCGATGCGCTCGGCATCGACGTCGACCCGACGCTGGCCGCCCTCTACGGGAGGGACGATCTGGGCAGGCTCGGGAAGGGCAACGTCGACATCGCGATCGGCCGCTACCCGCAGGACGAGGCGATCCGGGCGAGGGTCTCGGGCCTCGACGTCTTCCTCTCCAAGAACACCCTGAAGCGCGGCTACGTCCACCCGGACAGGGGCAAGGCCTTCATCGACCTCGGGCCGGACGCGGCGTTCCTGGAGGGGCTCCGCGCCGCGATCAAGCCCGGGGGATACGCCCTGATCTACAACCTCGGCCCCGCGCCCGGGAAGGACTACCTGCCCATGGCCGACATCCGCTGCCCCTTCCCTCGCGAGGCCTGGGAGCGGGCCGGATTCCGGGTCGAGGCGATCGACGCGGACGATTCCGAGGCGGCCAGGAAGATGGGCGTGACCCTGGGATGGGGCGACGCGGCGGCCATGGAGAAGAACATCTTCGCGTCCTACACGCTGGCGCGGAGGCCCTGA
- a CDS encoding DUF1569 domain-containing protein: MGSGRRTLRYESFDEVMPDVERLLRGHVTVGNWSLAQICHHVAAVLRRHVDLPASTPFDPSDRVPEGVKRHMLEAGILPPDIEAPAVTRPDAAGTEREEAEALRAAIAYYRGSRGPAITHRIFGPLTREEWDRFELVHLAHHLSFVVPAWSEDDAGGRGEG; this comes from the coding sequence ATGGGTTCCGGACGAAGGACGCTCCGCTACGAGAGCTTCGACGAGGTCATGCCCGACGTCGAGCGGCTCCTCCGCGGGCACGTGACCGTCGGCAACTGGTCCCTGGCCCAGATCTGCCATCACGTGGCGGCGGTGCTCCGACGCCACGTGGACCTGCCCGCCTCGACGCCGTTCGACCCGTCCGACCGGGTCCCGGAGGGCGTGAAGCGGCACATGCTGGAGGCGGGCATCCTGCCCCCGGACATCGAGGCCCCGGCCGTCACGCGGCCGGATGCCGCGGGTACGGAGCGCGAGGAGGCCGAGGCCCTGCGAGCCGCCATCGCCTACTATCGTGGGTCCCGGGGCCCGGCCATCACGCACCGGATCTTCGGCCCCCTCACGCGCGAGGAGTGGGACCGCTTCGAGCTGGTCCACCTCGCCCATCACCTCAGCTTCGTCGTGCCGGCGTGGAGCGAGGACGATGCGGGAGGCCGCGGCGAGGGATGA
- a CDS encoding alpha/beta hydrolase family protein, which yields MSRIARSCRVAWLFGLVLMAAPGRGAIAQEKPGSDDVRPNMVGAYGPWLSGKVLGDGPARLSFRTGRWPSLAAWRAVARERAWDRIAPVDRGGRPEVRVESTREYDGLHVERLSWQLPGGPRTEAVFLRPAGAAGPLPAILGLHDHGGNKYLGWRKIARAGDELTETVASHQDHYYGGVAWANEVARRGYAVLVHDTFPFGSRRVLAADVPPRIREGGVDPEPGDAEGIARYNKFAGAHEHVMEKSLISAGTTWPGVYVVEDQRALDVLCARPEVDPKRVGCAGLSGGGMRTVYLAGLDDRIACAVAVGFMTTWRDFLLDKCYTHTWMAYVPLLPRDLDFPEILALRAPRPTMVLNCNEDALYTPSEMHRADAILRATFEKGGAADAYRCNFYPGGHKFDLEMQRDAFAWFDEHLKANR from the coding sequence ATGTCGAGGATCGCCCGGTCGTGTCGCGTCGCGTGGCTGTTCGGCCTGGTCCTGATGGCGGCCCCGGGTCGCGGGGCGATCGCGCAGGAGAAGCCCGGGAGCGACGACGTGCGACCGAACATGGTGGGGGCCTACGGGCCCTGGCTCTCCGGGAAGGTGCTCGGGGACGGCCCGGCGCGGCTCTCGTTCCGGACGGGGCGCTGGCCGTCGCTCGCCGCGTGGCGGGCGGTGGCGAGGGAGAGGGCCTGGGACCGGATCGCGCCGGTCGACCGGGGGGGCAGGCCCGAGGTCCGGGTGGAGTCGACCCGGGAGTACGACGGCCTGCACGTCGAGCGGCTGTCGTGGCAGCTCCCCGGCGGGCCGCGGACCGAGGCGGTCTTCCTGAGGCCGGCCGGGGCCGCCGGGCCGCTGCCGGCGATCCTCGGGCTCCACGACCACGGCGGGAACAAGTACCTGGGCTGGCGCAAGATCGCCCGGGCCGGCGACGAGCTGACGGAGACGGTCGCGTCCCACCAGGACCACTATTACGGGGGCGTCGCCTGGGCCAACGAAGTCGCGAGGCGCGGCTACGCGGTCCTCGTCCACGACACCTTCCCGTTCGGGAGCCGCCGCGTCCTGGCGGCCGACGTCCCGCCCCGGATCCGGGAGGGCGGGGTCGACCCGGAGCCGGGCGACGCGGAGGGCATCGCGCGCTACAACAAGTTCGCCGGCGCCCACGAGCACGTCATGGAGAAGAGCCTGATCAGCGCGGGCACCACCTGGCCCGGCGTCTACGTCGTCGAGGACCAGCGGGCGCTGGACGTCCTCTGCGCCCGTCCCGAGGTGGATCCGAAGCGCGTCGGCTGCGCCGGGCTGTCCGGCGGCGGCATGCGGACCGTCTACCTGGCCGGCCTGGACGACCGCATCGCCTGCGCGGTGGCCGTCGGGTTCATGACCACCTGGCGCGACTTCCTCCTGGACAAGTGCTATACGCACACCTGGATGGCCTACGTCCCGCTCCTGCCCCGCGACCTGGACTTCCCCGAGATCCTGGCCCTGCGCGCCCCCCGGCCCACGATGGTCCTCAACTGCAACGAGGACGCGCTCTACACCCCCTCCGAGATGCACCGCGCCGACGCCATCCTCCGCGCGACCTTCGAGAAGGGCGGCGCGGCCGACGCCTACCGCTGCAACTTCTACCCGGGCGGCCACAAGTTCGACCTGGAGATGCAGCGGGACGCCTTCGCCTGGTTCGATGAGCACCTGAAGGCGAATCGATAG
- a CDS encoding PEP-CTERM sorting domain-containing protein gives MRKFVSCLATAILLSGACRIQAGTLLDFNMDSTHPAGASIRYAGGAAPLVGVNLSVDSVTGLDASQNDGSMLSLAGGLLNFQTGNLISSDASHWAFGAGGSISITTTSPILPGASDLLLSGTLKSVDVELGSGVFKVVIASYVNTVDSTLASYFGVAPGSSWEGDLNLSFRAKGLPPGGFESSRILSGDVTTGAVPEPSSVLMGGIGVLGLGLLKLRRRGR, from the coding sequence ATGAGAAAGTTCGTTTCTTGCCTCGCGACCGCGATCCTCCTGAGCGGGGCGTGCCGTATCCAGGCCGGCACGCTCCTCGACTTCAACATGGATTCGACCCATCCGGCCGGCGCCTCGATCCGCTATGCCGGCGGCGCGGCCCCGCTGGTGGGCGTCAACCTGTCCGTGGATTCGGTCACCGGCCTCGATGCGTCGCAGAACGACGGTTCGATGCTCAGCCTGGCCGGCGGCTTGTTGAATTTCCAGACGGGCAACCTGATCAGCTCGGATGCCTCACACTGGGCCTTCGGGGCGGGCGGGTCGATCTCGATCACGACCACCTCGCCGATCCTGCCTGGGGCCAGCGACCTGCTGCTCTCGGGCACCCTGAAGTCGGTCGACGTGGAGTTGGGCAGCGGGGTGTTCAAGGTGGTCATCGCGTCCTACGTCAACACCGTGGACAGCACGCTGGCGTCCTACTTCGGGGTCGCCCCCGGCTCCTCGTGGGAAGGGGACCTGAACCTCTCGTTCCGGGCCAAGGGGCTGCCCCCCGGCGGCTTCGAGAGCAGCCGGATCCTCAGCGGCGACGTGACGACCGGCGCGGTGCCGGAGCCGAGCTCCGTCCTGATGGGCGGCATCGGCGTCCTGGGCCTGGGCCTGCTCAAGTTGCGACGCCGCGGCCGTTGA